Below is a genomic region from Timaviella obliquedivisa GSE-PSE-MK23-08B.
TCGATCGCCATCAAAGGGAATTCGTTCCCAAGAAAAAACCGCTACATCGGGAATGATCGAACGATTGCCAAATGTGCAGCGTAGTTCTGGAAAAGCTAAGGCTATCTTTGGAGATTCTGCAACCTGATTGACTGTCTCGCAAAGCTTGAACTGAAGGCGGGAATGTTTACCTTGGGGCATGGGCTTCTGATAGATCCGTCCTTCTATAAATTCGCTGGCAGGTTTTGTCTCAGGTAGGTTGAGAAACTCTTCGAGAGTGAGAGCAGGGGAGAGAGCGATCGTCATTGTCTAGCTCTGGGATTCTAGAAAGAATTGCTGTTTATGAGTTTAAAGTATGGCAGAAGCTCTTGTTCTGATTCGAGAACTTTGCAAAATTCGTTATTTTGGTAGGGTGTAATGCGAGTTTTACGAAAATGCCGACAGACAAACTTGATCAGCTAAAAGCCTTATTTGCAGACATGGATCGGGCGTTAATTGCCTATTCTGGAGGGATTGATAGCACCCTGGTGGCTAAGATTGCCTTTGATGTATTGGGCGATCGTGCGCTTGCCATCACCGCAAATTCTCCTTCCCTCCTGCCTGATGACTTGGAGGACGCACGGATTCAGGCAGCAGAAATTGGGGTTATTCATGAGGTCGTGCAAACCCATGAAATGGATAATCCTAACTACACGTCCAATCCGGTCAATCGCTGCTACTTCTGCAAAAGCGAACTACACGATACGTTAAAGCCGTTGGCACTAGAGCGGGGTTATCCCTATGTGGTGGATGGGGTGAACGCTGATGATTTGTCTGATTATCGCCCTGGGATTCAAGCTGCAAAGGAGCGGGGAGCGCGATCGCCCCTTGCCGAAGTTGGGGTTTCTAAGCTAGAAGTGCGCCAAATCTCTAAGCTGATGGGTTTACCGTGGTGGGACAAGCCTGCCCAACCCTGCCTCAGTTCGCGGTTTCCCTATGGCGAAGAAATTACGGTGGCAAAGCTTCAGCGGGTGGGGCAAGCCGAGCGTTATTTGCGATCGTTTGGATTGGGTAACTTAAGGGTGCGATCGACGGGTGAAACTGCCCGAATTGAGCTACCTGCTGAACAAATTAAAGAATTTGTTTTGACAACGGACTTGCCCACTCTGGTGGCGACTTTGCAATCCTATGGCTTTATGTACGTCACGCTGGATTTAGAAGGATTCCGCAGCGGTAAACTTAATCAGGTGCTTGAGGGCAGTGTAATTAGCCGATGAGCAGCAAAGTTCAAAAGATGAATTCCTGACAACGCTCTAAGATGGGAAAGCGATTACTTTTCCATTTGCTTATGTCTGCCGCTATTTCTCTCGAACAAATCCAGGCGATCGCTGATAGCTCTGTAACTTTGCCCCAAGCTCCCTTGCTAGGGATGTCTACGGCTGAACTTAGCAATTGGGTACAACAACATGGACAGCCAGCCTACCGAGGCAAGCAACTGCATCAATGGCTGTATCAGCAGGGTGGGCGATCGCTGGCTGATATTTCTGTATTTCCTAAGCAGTGGCGGGCAGATTTAGCCGACGTGAATGTGGGGCGATCGACCCTGCACTACCGCTCTGAGGCACCGGACGGCACCGTAAAGTTTCTGCTGAAATTGGCAGATGGTCAAATTATTGAGACAGTGGGCATTCCTACCGAAAAACGTCTGACGGTGTGTGTCTCATCGCAAGTGGGTTGTCCGATGGCTTGCGATTTTTGCGCCACGGGTAAGGGTGGCTTTACCCGCAATTTGGCGCAACACGAAATCATCGATCAAGTGCTGACCGTGCAAGAAGACTTCGGGCAGCGAGTCAGCAATATTGTGTTTATGGGCATGGGCGAACCATTATTAAATAGCGAGAGCGTCCTTGCCGCCGTGCGATCGCTCAACACCGATGTCGGGATTGGACAGCGCCTCATGACGATCTCTACAGTAGGTATTCCAGGACGCATCCAGCGATTGGCACAGCATCAGCTTCAAGTTACCCTAGCTATTAGCCTGCACGCCTCCAACCAACTTCTCCGCGAACGGTTGATCCCCAGCGCTCGGCAGTATCCATTGACAGCGTTGCTGGCAGAATGCCGTGAGTATGTACAAATTACAGGGCGGCGCGTCACCTTTGAATATGTTTTGTTGGCAGATATTAACGATCGCCCGGAACACGCCCTTGAACTCGCCGAACACCTGCAAGGCTTTCAAAGCCATGTCAATTTGATTCCCTATAACCCCATTTCTGAAGTTGATTATCAATGTCCGAGCGATCGTCGGATTCGGGCGTTTGTCGAGGGGTTAAAGAGTCGCCATATCGCTGTCAGCGTTCGGCAAGCACGGGGATTAGCAGCAGATGCAGCTTGTGGCCAGCTTCGGGCATCGAGAGAATCTTAAAGAAGTAAATGTCAGTAAGGAACAATTTACTAGCTTGCTTCCTCTTAAAGACTGACCCTTTTAGAAAAATTCGGCATTTTCTAAGATTGTGCCTGCTGGAGAAGCTGAGAGGGTAAGGAAATTAGATTCTCACCATAGGTTCTGACCAGTCCTTGCCGTCGCAGTTTGCCAATTAGCCGAGTGACGGTGACTCGGGTTGAGCCGATCGCACTGCCGATTTGGGCATGGGTCAAGGTGAACGGAAGATAGTAGCCTCCTTCACAAGGTTGACCAGATTCTTCAATGAGCAGAGTCAAAAATCCTAAGAGGCGATCGCTGGTTCGACGCTGCCCTAGAGTACTGAGCCATAAGAGCTTGCGTTGATGCTGATAGCGGAATGCCGCCATCACCTCTTCACGAATTTCTGACCGATTTTCTAAATCTTCCCAGTACAACCAAATCACCGCAGTATTATCTACGTGCGCGAAACTCTGAATATTGAAAGGGTATTGGGCGATAACTTCAAAGGGCTGAGTAGAACCAATGAATCCCAAAAAAGCTTCTTCTGAATTAAGCCGAGAGCGGCGAGGCGCACTTCCACTAGAACTAACTTGGGCTTCCCCAACTAGCCTGACAAAGCCCTGATGAACAAGATAAAGTAGCCCCGTTCTTGCCGGAATCTTTTCATCTTTTCTAAAGGTGCGGTAGCGGTAGTGCTCCTGTGCCCAGTCTAATAACTCGAGCCAGTATCTTGTCATTGCTGAAGGTTTAGTGGAGATAGGACTTCGGTGTTCAGTCTACAAGTAACTTCATAATAAATAGAAAACTTAAAATCAAAAAAATAGAGTAGACCTAAACGCCAGAAACCTTAGATGCAGTGCAATGGAGCATTCCAGCATAAACCTAGGCAAGTAGATGCTACTTAAAGCACCAAGGTATAGGACAATATCAAGAACTTAAAGTATGAGCCGTGAATAGTCTCGCAGCAATATATCACAGCCCAATCGCTATGCAAAGATAATTCTTGGAAAACCTAGAAAAAGTTGCTTGAGTTTGGGCGTTGCTGAATTGTAGTATGAAAATCCGGTTCCCCTGCCCTCTTAGGGAAGGGGCTAGGGGTTAGGTTGAGTCGGCAGCGAGATAGACCTCTCCCCCAACCCCTCTCCTGAAGGAAAGGGGCTTTGAGCAGATTCATACTCTCATTCAGCAATGCCTGAGTTTGTACTTCTGCTCTTAAGTCTTTTAATTCTTGAGCTTTTTCATCAAAAACGTTTCCCTCAAGTGATGTAGACAATTGACGCAGAATTGGCGGGTATCCCTCCTCAGGAGCATCGGATTAACGGTTTAAGTTTTATTACGATAGGAGTAGCAAAAGTGAACATGAAATTGCTTGGGAGATGGAAAGGGAGATGGAGAGTATGAATGGTAATTTGCGAGTCGGCAACTTATTTGGGATTCCTTTTTATATCAATCTGTCCTGGTTCTTGGTGCTGGGGTTGGTAACTTGGGACTATGGCAACGAGTTGGGGTTTTCGTTCCCTCAGTTGGGTGGCTCGGCATGGATTTTGGGTTTGGCGGCGGCTTTAATGCTGTTTGCCTCGGTGTTAGCCCATGAGTTAGGGCATAGCTTTGTGGCAATTCGGCAAGGTATTCCAGTAAACTCTATTACGCTATTTATTTTTGGTGGATTGGCAAGTTTGGGGGAGGAGTCTAAAACGCCGGGTGATGCGTTTTGGGTGGCGATCGCCGGTCCTTTGGTCAGCCTTATCCTTTTTGGTATCCTCACTTTGGTCAGTCTTTTTGGAGGAATTACAGGCGCACCTGCGGCAATTGTAAGCCTCGTGGCTTCGATTAACTTAGCGTTGGCATTGTTTAATTTGCTGCCGGGGTTGCCGTTGGATGGGGGCAATGCGTTAAAGGCGATCGTTTGGAAGGTTACGGGCAAACCTTATAAGGGTCTTGCTTTTGCTAGCAAGGCGGGGCAATTTTTAGGCTGGATTGGAATTGGTCTAGGCTCTTTGTCTTTGCTGGGCATAAGCAACATAGGCAGCTTTTGGACACTGATTGTAGGTTGGTTTTTGCTGCAAAATGCGGGTCGCTCTGCTCAAGCTGCTAGTGTCCAAGAGCAGTTGAGTGGATTGACCGCTGTTGATGCCATAACGCCTAATAGCCCAGTGGTGTCTGCCGATCTGTCGCTACGTGAGTTTGCCAATGGTCATGTAATCGGGAATCCTATGAACTGGAAAAAATACCTGGTGACTGATGCTGATGGAAAGTTGCTAGGAGAGATCGCTGTAGATGCCATGAATGCGATCCCAACAAACGATTGGTGGAACGTCCAGGTTAAAACGTTAATTCAACCAACTGAACAACTGGTGACTGTTGCCGCAGACTTACCGTTACTAGAAGTGGTGACGTTACTAGAAGAACAGCATGTGCCAAATCTGGCGGTACTGAAAGATAACGTTTTGATGGGTTTACTGGAAAAAGACTCGATTATCAAGCTCTTGCAGAAACGCTTTGAGGAAAAAGCAGAGGCATAGGTGCTTAATCTTCTAGCACTTAATCTTCTAGCATATGTCTAGAAAATACGTAGATGCGCTGGGTTTCTAGGTGAGTACAAACTTCTGAAGGGCGGATGAAGTTGGGATGGGGATCAAGCCGGAAAATCTGGCGATCGAGCTGTACCTGTAAATTGGTCAGAGGGTCGCTACCGGGGGAAATTAAAAACTCGATTTGAGCCACCGAATCCCATGAAGCTAGGGTGTCGAGAATTTGGGCGATCGCCATCACCTGAGGATTCTCTAACTCTCGATACCAGTTTGGCAAGACGACTTGGGATGAGTCGAACCCTAGATGAAAAGTCAGAGAGGATTTGCCGAACAGGGCAACGGCAAGCGATCGCGCTTCCTCTTGCAACCAGAACCCCTGCGCCTTACCCAAGTGCCGAATCTTTTCTAAGCGCTCATAGCGATCGGTCACTGATAACGGGTCGTCTTGCCACTGAATGGCAATCGTTACCAGATAAGTGCTGAGCAATAAATGACCTAGTTTTTCTGCTTTTGTCGTTAGATATTCGGCGTTGTATTCCGTGGCTTCAATGAGCAAGGGGACGCGATCGACCAGGTCTAGCCCATAGCCCTTTAAGCCTGCAATCTTGCGAGGATTATTAGTGATCAGACAAAACTGTCGCACACCCAGGTCAATTAAAATCTGCGCGCCCATACCATAGTTGCGTTGGTCAGCCGGAAATCCGAGGCGTTCGTTCGCTTCGACTGTATCTAGCCCCAAATCTTGCAGCGAATATGCCTTGAGCTTGTTAACTAAGCCAATTCCACGCCCCTCTTGCCGCAAATAAACTACGACTCCCTGCCCCGCGTTCTCAATCATTTTCAGAGCCGACTGAAGCTGCCCTCGACAATCACAGCGCAGAGAACCCAGCGCGTCTCCGGTCAGGCACTCTGAGTGCATTCGCACCATAATACTTTGGTTGTTAAACGTTGTAGGGTCGCCTTTAACAATGGCGATATGTTCAGAATTGTCTAGCAAATTGCGGTAGGCGTAAACCTGGAAGTGCCCAAACATAGAAGGCAGATTTGCCACGGCTTCGCGCTGCACAAAGCGCTCGTGCTGGAGCCGATAGCGAATTAGGTCGGCAATATTAATGATTTTGAGGTTGTGAGTTTTGGCATACACCATCAATTCTGGTAGTCGTGCCATAGAGCCATCGGGGTTTTGGATTTCGCAAATGACCCCTGCTGGATATAGCCCTGCTAGCCGCGCTAGATCAACGCCTGCTTCTGTGTGTCCGGCTCGTTTTAGAACGCCGCCCTCTTTGGCTCTGAGGGGAAAAATATGCCCTGGACGACGTAAATCGCTGGGCTTGGTATTGGGATTGAGGGTGAGTTGAATGGTGCGGGAGCGATCGTCGGCAGAGATGCCTGTCGAAACGCCCAGGTGAAGTGCGCCATCAATGCTGACGGTAAAGGCGGTTTCTTCGTTGCTATCTTCAAAGGCGCGGCTGTTGACCATGAGGGGCAGGTCTAACTCGTCGAGACGATCGCCTGTCATGGCTAAGCAAATTAATCCTCTGGCTTCGACTGCCATAAAGTTAATCATGTCTGGCGTGGCAAACTGTGCTGCACAAATTACATCGCCTTCGTTTTCGCGGTTTTCATCATCCACTACAACCAGGGCACGCCCTGCTTTGAGGTCTGTCAGTGCGGATTCAATAGAGTCAAATTCAAAGGGGAGAGAGGATTCCACGGGATTCGTTATTAATGTGAAGAGAATTGAGGTGAAGAGAGACGGAATAGAGGTCGAGAGGAGCAGGCTACGTTAGTTCTGAGAGTGATGCAAAGTTTCTTAATGCTTTGATTCTTATGGTAGCTTGCAAGGGGTGAAGGAACGATGGATAAAGATGAGCGATGATCTGAAAGTGGCTATATTTGTTACCTCTACACCAGAGAGTTTGAGATTACAATCTGCATCACTAAGGAGCAGCGATCGCCATAATTTTGATGGATTTGATGAATTTGATGGATAGGTTTGATCAAGATGATCTATCGTGTGGTTACGAAATTAATTCTTAAAGTGAGTAAGCATCATGGGTGATTCGGCGCGCGTGCCAGTCGGAATTGTAGGAGCATCGGGTTACGGCGGTGTGCAACTGGTGCGGTTGTTGTTAGATCATCCGGAGGTAGAGATTGTTTATTTGGGAGGCGAATCGAGCGCGGGCAAGCCATTTACAGACATTTATCCCCACTTGGCGCAGCAGACAAAGCTAACAGTTGAGACGATCGACCTGGAGAAAATTGGCGATCGTTGTCAAGCAGTTTTCCTCTCTTTGCCCAACGGACTCGCCTGCGATATGGCTCCAACTTTGCTCAAAAAAGGCTGCAAAGTGCTGGATCTATCCGCCGATTATCGCTTTGAAAATCTCTCGACGTATGAAAGCTGGTACAGCAAAACCCGCAGCGATCGAGAAGTGGCAGAAACAGCGGTTTATGGATTGCCCGAACTCTATCGCAGCCGCATTGCCGAGGCGCAACTCATTGGTTGTCCGGGCTGCTACCCAACTGCTAGCCTGTTGGCGCTGTCGCCTTTGTTGAAGCAAGGTTTAATTCTTTCAGAGTCGGCGATTATTGATGCTAAATCAGGAGCATCGGGCGGCGGACGGCAGGCGAAAACTAACTTGCTGTTGGCAGAGGCGGATCAGTCTTTGGGGGCTTACAACGTAGCGCGCCATCGTCATACTCCCGAAATTGAGCAGGTTTGTAGCGACTTAGCAGGACATGAAGTTCAGGTGCAGTTCACGCCCCATATGATTCCGATGGTGCGGGGTATTTTAGCGACTGTCTACGCTAATCTGCGCGATCCGGGCTTGGTACGGGATGATTTGCTAACGATTTATCAGGCGTTTTACCGAAATTCGCCTTGGGTGAAGCTGTTGCCTAGTGGCACTTTTCCACAGACTAAATGGGCTTGTGGGACTAATAATTGCTACATCGGTATTGAGGTTGATCCTCGGACTGCCAGAGTCATTGTCATCTCGGCGATCGACAATTTGCTGAAGGGACAGGCAGGACAGGCGGTGCAGTGTTTGAACATCATGATGGGCTGGGATGAAACGCTAGGATTGCCGAAGATGGGCTTTTATCCTTAGCGATCGCTCTACCAACTATTGCTTTATGGACACTTGCCAAATTTTTCCAACTTGCTTGAGTTCAAATCCCTGACAGCTTTCTAAAAAAACGCGGGATTTATTCTGAATGCCGAGAACATCTAAAAAGTGTTTAAGTGGCTTTCCATACTGTTTCTGAAATTCATTCAGCAAACTTGTAAACTCGGCATATCTGGTTACTGTTTCGGATGTCTGAGTCTTGAGGATCTTTAGTAGGGCTTTTTCTAACTGTTGTCTAGAACGAATACTAGGAGCGGCTTGGTCAGATTGCCCATTTGGCGTAGATGGACAGGTAGGTGAAGGACTAGAGAACACTGAACTGAGTTTAGGAGGAATGAAAAGGCAAATATAAGCTTCCTTTTTTTCTGCCGATTGGTGAATGACAAACTCTCCAGGATGGTCAGTGAATAGATCGCTGGTTTGCTGCCCAAGCTGATGGTGATTAACTAACTGAGTTAGCGTAAACCCATAAGTCTCTTGAAATTTTCTGGATAGCCATGAGAGTTGAACCCATTGATTTGAGGTTAGCTGCTGGTGTTTCTGAATTAGAGTTTTAATACCGCTTAAGCATTCTTCTAAAGGTAGAATATTGGGCTGTGGCGGCTAGGGCTGGTGATTAAAAGTTTGACCCGTTGAAAGATTAGTGACATGCAGAGATTCTGGTTGCCTACGGACTGTATAAGCGCTTAATCCGTGCATCCGAAGCGTATTGCAGAGATGAGCAAGATCGCTATCTGAGGAACAAACCAGTACTTCTTTCACGTTGGGATAAGGGACAAATAGCGAGGAGCCGATCGCCGTCATTTTCATGTCTGCACTATTTTTTCCGGCAGGTACATGAATCATCTGATACCCGCGATCGTTCAATTCTGCATCTTGTTGGCAGCTGATGGTTCGCCAATTGGCAAAAGCAATTTTGATCTGGAGGGGATGCTTGCAGCAGGTTTGAAGAAATCTTTCTTCATTTAGATCTAACTTAATATTTTCGAGATCGAGCAGTAGAATCGCGATCGCCTGTCTCTGGCTTTGTCCTACATTCCAATCATCTGGGGCGATCGAAGGTTGAATGACTCTTAGAATCGACACGTTTAGGACAACCTCATGAGGATGTTGTCCTTATGAATTCCCTATTCAAGTCTCAAACTAACTTTTCAAAAAGGCAGCCCTATTCAGTTCCCTTTAACGTTAGGGCTGGATCGGCACTTATTTTGCAGTTAGAAGATGCTTCAATTGGTGAGCCAAAACTTCTAGTCCGGCATCTTTGGCAAAATAGCTATCTGCATCCGGGCAAATTTCCTTGCCGCTGACGGCTAACTCGTTAGCACTCATATAGGCTGTAACTAGAACAATGAGAGGGGGTTGTGGCAGGATTTTTCTCAGGCGAGCCACAACCTCCATGCCATCTGCGTATGTTTCATGGCGGGCTGTTGGAAGAGAGAGGTCAATTAGCAAAGCATCATATTGATCTAGCATCTCGGCTTGCCACAGGAATGTGGCGATCGATTGATAAACGACCACCGAAAAATCCTGTCGGAGAAAGCGCTTTACCGTCAAACACCAGTGCGGGTCATCGTCTAAGATAGCTAGCTTGTACATCTTGACTCAATTTCTCCTCTGCTTAAGCTGGGACATGATCTCTAAAAAAGCCTCATAGTCTGTAATAGGCTTGAGATAGCAATAGTCGGCTTTAGATTGGATCAACAGTGTCTTCTGCTCAGTAGGCAGACAGTAAGCAGTAACCACAATGATGGGGAGTTCGTGACACCAAGCCTTTAGATGGCATGAGAGCATAGCACCATCAACTTTTTGCCCTTTCCATGAAACTCCAGGCAAGTTGATATCCATAATCACCAGGTCTACAGTTTCGGCTTCGCAACGACGAAAAATTTCGGCAGGGTCGCAGGTAATCGTTACTTGATGCCCGCCCAGGCGTTCCAGCAGTCTAGCCGTTCCGACTGCCAGCAGATGATCATCTTCAACCAACAAGACTTGCAAAGGCTTGACCTCTTAGGTAGGTGGATGAAGCGGCAGGGTAAACGAAACCGTGGTTCCTTGTCCAACGCCCAAACTTTCGAGCCAAATTTGCCCGCCCATAAGTTCTACTAGCTTACGGCAAATCGCTAGCCCCAGTCCTGCTCCTTTGTAATCGCGTTGGGGAGATCCATCTGCCTGAATGAACGGTTCAAACAGATGTTCGGCAGTCGTCATGTCAATGCCAATGCCAGAATCAATCACCGAGATTTCTGCCATGGTGCCCGTACTGTCCTCCCTCACTCGCATAATCACTTCTCCCCGTGGAGTGAATTTGAAGGCGTTGCTAAGCAGATTGGTCATGACCTGATGGACTTTGATTCTGTCGGCAAATACAGTGTCAACCTGGCAGTCGAGGGTAAGGGGCGTTCGCGTTGAACGACTTTCGGCATCGACTAAAAAGCACTGTTCTTGTAGGAGCTTAGGCAGGTGCAAGACTTCTAGATCCAGAATGACGTGGCGAGATTCAATTTTGGCAATGTCGAGCACATCGTTAATGATGGTGACTAGATTACGGGTAGATTGATAGGCTCCTTCAATGTATTGGCGCAACTCTGTTTCGTCTTCGTAGAGCCGATCTTTGAGCAGCTTCAGATAGTTTAGCGTTGAGGCTAAGGGCGTTCGTAGTTCGTGGCTGGTCATTGCCAAAAAGTTAGTTTTCAGGCGGTTAACTTCTTCGGCGGCGGCTTGAGCTTGGGTCAACTGCTGGTTGTGCATTTCTAGCACCAGGCGCTGCTGCTGTTCTCGTTGGTGCAGCCAGTTTTGCATGATGGCGATCGACAGGTGCAGGTTAAGCGACTGAATGAGTTCCATTTCTTCCAGGCTCCAGGGCAACGCCTGATCTCGTTTCAGAGCTTGCCATTGCCCCATTGACTGCCGGGGGCGCTGCTGGCGATCGTCCGTTGTTTCATAGCCCAGCCAGAGGGTAGCTGTGTCAATCTGATCTCGAAACAAAGTGAGGCAGCCCAAGAACTCATTACCATAGGACAAGGGTTGAATGACCAATCCCCTAATTTCAGTGCTTTGGAAGACTTCCAACAGCGGGTGAAGTTGTGGCTCTTGCTGAAGATTGACGACTACACGCACTGGCTGATCTGAGGAGACGGTTTCACTAGGGCTTAACTCCTCCAAAGCTGGCTCTCTAGCCTTGGTGGCTTGCCAAAGCGGATGAGACTCTAGTTCTGAAGTTTGATCCTCAGTAGTAGAGAGCTGGGTGCCGTAGGTGTAGAGATGCGTAGGCAGTGACCCATCAGGCGAAGTGAGATAAAGTCTGCCCCCAGAGCTTCCAGAAGTCTTAACGGCTTGTTCTAGAACAGTTTGAAGAATCTGTTCGGGGCTACGCGCTGCATGGAGCAGAGCCGCAATCTGATTGACGATCGCCTCTCGTTGGGAGCGTTCTTGTGCTTGACTGAGTAAACTCGCCTGGGCAATCGCCAGGGAAACCTGATCTGCCAACAACTGCACCACCTGTAGATCTTCTTCAGCAACCTCTCTGGGTTCGGCATGGTGGGAAATTAGCAGCCCCCAAAGGTCTTGCTGGTACAGAATGGGGACGACCAGCGACGACTGCACACCCATCTCGGTCAAATATTCCACATGACAGGGATCAACTGGGCGGCTGAGGGTTTCTTCGAGGGGGTTTTGCAGAACCGCTTCAACGCTCAAGTCTTGAATAGAAGTTGATTTCGGGGCAGGAATTGAGTTGAGCCAGATGCGCTGCTGCGATACATCAATGATGGTGCGCGTCCGAGCTTTGACAAATAAGGCTCTTGCCTGAGGTGGGATGTCATCGGCTGGATAGTGCAACCCCAGCAGCGAAGGCAAGCGGTCTTTGGCGCTCGATTCTGCCGCCACATGACCATGACCATCTGAGTCAAAACGATAGATTTTAACGCGATCGGTTTGTAAAAAAGCCCGTAGCTCAATGACCGTGGCATCCAAAATTTCTTGCAGATCCAAAGACTGCCGAATCCGGTTCGCCATGCGGCTGAGTAGCGCCTCTTTGCTGTGGTTGAGCGGATGCAGATCTTGAGCAGACCCAAACTCATAATTACTGGTCACGGTAGACTTTCCTGGGGGTTTTCAATTCTAACGATTTGCTAGAGCGTGGCGATCGACCAATTGAGTAATGGCATTAATCAGGGCAAAAGGATCAATCGGTTTGGTAAAGTGCCGTTGAAACCCAGCGTCTAGCGCTTGCTGTTTGTCGGCTTCGCTGGCATATGCCGTGAGGGCGATCGTGACAAAGAGATTAAGAGGCATGGCTTTAATCTCCCGCATCATCGCATAGCCATCCATATCCGGCATCCCAATATCACTGACCAAAATATCCGGTTGAACGCGCTGAAGGCTTTGTAGCGCTTCACTAGCAGAAGAAACTGCTACCACTTCGGCTCCGGCTTGCTGCACCGCAAAAGTAACTAGATGCTGCGAATCTGGATCATCATCAACCACCAAAATTCGCAGACCTTCTAGCGGGAGGAAATTGGGATGAGGAGCCTTGGAATCTGGAATACAGGTTTTCTGGCAAAGGATTTTGTGGAGAGGAATTGTTACCTTAAAAGTTGCGCCTTGTCCTTCTCCAGCACTCTCGGCAACTACTGCGCCTCCATGCAGTTCCACAATCTGCCGCACGATCGCCAGCCCCAGCCCCAACCCCCCAAACTGACGAGTTGTAGAGCCATCTTGTTGACGAAAGTACTCAAAAATATAGGGCAAAAAATCAGTATGAATACCTTTACCCGTGTCGTGAACTTGAAGTTGCACGTTCTCTTCCACCTGGCTGACTTGGATCTGAATCTTGCCTCCGATCGGTGTAAATTTAACTGCATTCGAGACTAAGTTCCACACAACTTGCTGGAGCCGAGTCACATCGCCCATGACAAAGTAACAACCGAGGGGCGCGTCAATTTGCAAATTTAACTCTTTGGTTTCAGCAGCCAGCCGAATGGTTTCCACCGCCGAAACAACCGCTGCACTTAAATCAATCGGTACAGGTCGTAAGCTTAGTTTGCCTTGCAAAATTCGGGAGATATCCAACAAGTCATCAATAAGCTGCGCCTGGAGTTGGGCATTGCGCTCAATTGTTTCCAAAGCGGCATCTGTTCGTCCTGGATTGAGCTTGCCGCGGCGCAATATTTTTGACCAGCCCAAGATTGGGTTCAGGGGCGTACGGATTTCGTGGGACAGCACGGCTAGAAACTCATCTTTAAGACGGTTGGCACGTTCGGCTTCAACGCGAGCCGCTTGCTCTCGGCTGAGAATCTGAACGCGCTCGGCTTCCAGGTTATTGCGCTCCGTCACATCTTCAGCTACGCCTGCTAATCGGTAGGGCTGTCCTGCCTCGTCTCGTACCAAAAACCCGCGATCGCGCACCCATCGAATTGACCCATCTGGACGTATCACCCGATATTCCTCCTCACAACTGCCCTGGGCAAGACATCGCGCTGGAGCCGTCCTCACCCGTTGGCGATCGTCCACATGGACAGATTCAATCCAAAGGTCGAAGTTACGAT
It encodes:
- a CDS encoding Uma2 family endonuclease — translated: MTIALSPALTLEEFLNLPETKPASEFIEGRIYQKPMPQGKHSRLQFKLCETVNQVAESPKIALAFPELRCTFGNRSIIPDVAVFSWERIPFDGDREIENVFNMPPDWAIEILSPDQNATKVIGNLLHCLNHGTKLGWFVDPGDRIILAFLPGQQPIELRGFQALPMLQSVVLELTAEQVFGWLRAGG
- the larE gene encoding ATP-dependent sacrificial sulfur transferase LarE, whose amino-acid sequence is MPTDKLDQLKALFADMDRALIAYSGGIDSTLVAKIAFDVLGDRALAITANSPSLLPDDLEDARIQAAEIGVIHEVVQTHEMDNPNYTSNPVNRCYFCKSELHDTLKPLALERGYPYVVDGVNADDLSDYRPGIQAAKERGARSPLAEVGVSKLEVRQISKLMGLPWWDKPAQPCLSSRFPYGEEITVAKLQRVGQAERYLRSFGLGNLRVRSTGETARIELPAEQIKEFVLTTDLPTLVATLQSYGFMYVTLDLEGFRSGKLNQVLEGSVISR
- the rlmN gene encoding 23S rRNA (adenine(2503)-C(2))-methyltransferase RlmN produces the protein MSAAISLEQIQAIADSSVTLPQAPLLGMSTAELSNWVQQHGQPAYRGKQLHQWLYQQGGRSLADISVFPKQWRADLADVNVGRSTLHYRSEAPDGTVKFLLKLADGQIIETVGIPTEKRLTVCVSSQVGCPMACDFCATGKGGFTRNLAQHEIIDQVLTVQEDFGQRVSNIVFMGMGEPLLNSESVLAAVRSLNTDVGIGQRLMTISTVGIPGRIQRLAQHQLQVTLAISLHASNQLLRERLIPSARQYPLTALLAECREYVQITGRRVTFEYVLLADINDRPEHALELAEHLQGFQSHVNLIPYNPISEVDYQCPSDRRIRAFVEGLKSRHIAVSVRQARGLAADAACGQLRASRES
- a CDS encoding Crp/Fnr family transcriptional regulator; amino-acid sequence: MTRYWLELLDWAQEHYRYRTFRKDEKIPARTGLLYLVHQGFVRLVGEAQVSSSGSAPRRSRLNSEEAFLGFIGSTQPFEVIAQYPFNIQSFAHVDNTAVIWLYWEDLENRSEIREEVMAAFRYQHQRKLLWLSTLGQRRTSDRLLGFLTLLIEESGQPCEGGYYLPFTLTHAQIGSAIGSTRVTVTRLIGKLRRQGLVRTYGENLISLPSQLLQQAQS
- a CDS encoding site-2 protease family protein — translated: MNGNLRVGNLFGIPFYINLSWFLVLGLVTWDYGNELGFSFPQLGGSAWILGLAAALMLFASVLAHELGHSFVAIRQGIPVNSITLFIFGGLASLGEESKTPGDAFWVAIAGPLVSLILFGILTLVSLFGGITGAPAAIVSLVASINLALALFNLLPGLPLDGGNALKAIVWKVTGKPYKGLAFASKAGQFLGWIGIGLGSLSLLGISNIGSFWTLIVGWFLLQNAGRSAQAASVQEQLSGLTAVDAITPNSPVVSADLSLREFANGHVIGNPMNWKKYLVTDADGKLLGEIAVDAMNAIPTNDWWNVQVKTLIQPTEQLVTVAADLPLLEVVTLLEEQHVPNLAVLKDNVLMGLLEKDSIIKLLQKRFEEKAEA
- the ribA gene encoding bifunctional 3,4-dihydroxy-2-butanone-4-phosphate synthase RibB/GTP cyclohydrolase II RibA, producing the protein MTNPVESSLPFEFDSIESALTDLKAGRALVVVDDENRENEGDVICAAQFATPDMINFMAVEARGLICLAMTGDRLDELDLPLMVNSRAFEDSNEETAFTVSIDGALHLGVSTGISADDRSRTIQLTLNPNTKPSDLRRPGHIFPLRAKEGGVLKRAGHTEAGVDLARLAGLYPAGVICEIQNPDGSMARLPELMVYAKTHNLKIINIADLIRYRLQHERFVQREAVANLPSMFGHFQVYAYRNLLDNSEHIAIVKGDPTTFNNQSIMVRMHSECLTGDALGSLRCDCRGQLQSALKMIENAGQGVVVYLRQEGRGIGLVNKLKAYSLQDLGLDTVEANERLGFPADQRNYGMGAQILIDLGVRQFCLITNNPRKIAGLKGYGLDLVDRVPLLIEATEYNAEYLTTKAEKLGHLLLSTYLVTIAIQWQDDPLSVTDRYERLEKIRHLGKAQGFWLQEEARSLAVALFGKSSLTFHLGFDSSQVVLPNWYRELENPQVMAIAQILDTLASWDSVAQIEFLISPGSDPLTNLQVQLDRQIFRLDPHPNFIRPSEVCTHLETQRIYVFSRHMLED